The Magallana gigas chromosome 6, xbMagGiga1.1, whole genome shotgun sequence genome includes the window TTTTGTATGATAACTAcatcatctacatgtacatgctgtATCACAGTGGTTCACAACCAGCATGATAATATCTCTCATGTCAAACACACGTACCCATTTCCTTTGTTACAGATGGAGATATCATAAAACATCGTCCATGCTCCTCATCAACAATCTCTAAAACGTCtctgtacaaatgtaaataacaaaatataagtaTATAATAGAACGTAAATATGAAATTCGGTAATTTGTTATCcgttatttatatcaatagtcCGTACATAAGTAGTATTATATGCAAGTATTAATATGACACAGTTTCCCTACACAATTGGGTCGACCATTTTTTGTGTAATTGTTACTTAAAGCTCGGAAGAGGTTCAGtactgttttatatatatattaatctttGGATTAGTTAAGTCAAGTGAGTCAAGTGGCAGAAATCGCACGTAAAGGAGTGATGTAAGAGACTAAGTGAGGGTAAGAGTTGTTAAGTCGGCCCTCAGCTGTCGTGTGGTGTAACACAGTATTCACACAGGTCTTAGGGAGCATTAGGCCGCTGATTATTGTTATGattaatttatctataaatGGAAAACATTATGATCAAGATGGGTAATTCTTAATAACGTACAAGGTTGTACTGTAACACGCCGGATCAAGGGACCCCATTACGTAACACAGGGCGGACCGGTCCCCCACGCACCTGCTGGCCCTCTGTTTGTTACTGTCTACACATTGTGCAATATCAAGGTTCAAGTTCCCCTACACACGTCACACCAACAATTGCTAGTGTTATATGCAatgatattaaatgatttttcatttaaatctcTGTTATCGAAGTGTCTACAGCAAATGATTACATAATTTTGACAGTGAATTTATGTTTCTCTTTCCCTAGATCTTGGGCCAGTTGCAATAAAAACGTATTGAAATAAGATAAAGTTAGAGCGTGCATCAacacaaaataatattgaagTCAATTTAAGACGAAATTCATTTCTAGCCACGGTTACCCTGTGAAATAATGCACAATTCTATGGCCCTTATACACgtgtatattgaatttttttatcactTGAACTTCTGAAACTTAAATTCAGTGTAATATTCGgccaattaaaaaaacccattaatgtatatgtaaatttaagctTCCCATTTATATCTGCCAACAGGGCAATTTGCGGTTTTATAGATGTACCGGTACTCTGGGAGGGTAGTCGCAGAGTAAAAtattgtcctttacaaaaatttagattactAGTATTGAGAAATTTCTACATGACAACTGACaatatacaaattttgattctcaataatctaaatttttgtaaaggacaataTATTGAAACAAACAACGTGCAAAACGCATGCGCtagaaatatatcaaaaatggTATAAAATGATACGTTTTGCCAAATGGTTGTCACCCGTTTTTAGATACATTTATAATAAGTAAATTGATCTTCATTGTATGCAACTTTTAGGtatgtatattgtacatgtaagaagTAAAATAGATGGTGTTCATTGTGTTTGGCTGTTATATTCAAGGATCAAGCCACTTACTGAAGACAGGGCCTTCCATTATACAGACACTGTACTAGGGTCTTGTTAGCCTGATGGCCGAACTTCCACTGCTCCTCCCTATTTGGTCTCACGGCCTGTTCTAAAATCCGGAAGCCATATCGGAGACTTGCCCTGTAGACACTGTACCAATCGTTTTGTGACGTCATTGAGGAATAAGGCTCGAAAGAAAAATCTATCTCTGACATCAGTTtgtcatatttttctttgtctAGGACATTTCTGAGAAAAGTTTGAAATGAGGTGGATTTTATTGCGTCGGTTCCATTTTTTGTAAGAGATGGTGACAGCATGGAAGTAGTTGTCATGGGAACAAGGAGATCACGGAATCTGTCGCCAGCGGACGCCACCACAGAGAAACGCAGTTTGTTCTTATTGCACACAGTTATAACCGGTACCTCGGATATCCTGGCACCAACTTGCTCAGTTCGAAAGCTAGAGGACTGTAGATAGTAAACTGAAAAGTTCAGGTACACAAGGAACACGAATCCACTGAAAGCAACACAAGAAATAATTATCCATATGGATGTTTCCAACACGTGAGTAGTTGTTCCCGCAATCCCAAGTCCATGAATGTCCACAGCGGGAAGCCACAGCCTGGCCCGGTCAAAATTTGAGGTGGCGTCCGATTTGGTCAGCTCATCATTTGTGACGTCACGAAGCGTCCTCCATTTTTTCATGTGCCTGTTCTTTTCATAATTCCCGTTCCTGACACTCTCTGACTCTGAGATGGAGGTGAAATATCTATCGCACCTGTCCTTCCACGCGCTGTACGAGTCCTCGTCCCCCATTATCCTACTTGTCCCCTGTCACACAAACTGACCGTGCCACATTCAGGTATAAATCAAATTCTTGCGATGAAATCAGAATGGTTAAACTTTCTGCGTCCAGTCAACCGCTCTTCCAAAAAATGTTTTGGTATGCTTTTTGATACCTGTCGGGTGCGCGCCGCTTTAAATGTCCACCTCTAAGTCTGGCTCTATATATCCTATTGTTATAATGTTCAATCCAAAAACGATCTGCTTTTATATCAGTCCCGAAAGAGAGAGTGATAAttaaaatgtgaacaaaaaaatgaaataatgtttAGTCCAAAAGAGAAATGATAAAGCTTTTCATTTTGCTGCTCCATTGTCTGTGTCGTTCTTTGGTCGGTTCCTCGTAATGAGAAAAAACCAGTAAAAGTTTATCAACCAGGAGTTTAAATTTCTGTATGTATAAACGGCAATCGCACCTCAATTGTTCACATTTCTCCTTCTGTAATATGAACAATGGAAAAACTcatgcatttttataaatatcacaAAACAAGCGCGGTTACGTGCATATGAAACgattacaaaatcaaaatataagtaGCGTAGGCACTAGGATAGTTTTGCAATCGATATTCCAGAGAGATGGGTACCGTTCTCGTTATAGCGGCGACTAAGAGTGAACGGTTGAATTATTGATGATAAGAGAGTTAAACCAGCGGATGGACCGTAAAATGACCATCAGAGCCCTCCTAAACATCGCCAAGTACAAAATTCTCCTCGTATCAATAAGCAACTCCACACAACTCAGGTGTACAGAAGAGATTGGTTAATGTTAAACACGGTTTCTCGTTAAACCAAAAGTTGAGTTTTCGGatatatcaaaaatgatacGTGATTTGAACGTTGGGATGTTCTCAATGATAATCAGATATTAAGGAAATTAACTTAACTTTAATACTTGATGTTGTCTTCAAATTAAATACTTAATGACTCTAATGCTGTTTATATCATAAAGCTTTTTGCGTTTTAGTAAGGGAGAAAAATGTGTAAAGCGATAAAAACGCATTGGTTTGTTGGTAATTCTAACATAAGAATACAAATGAACTTAGTTCGGTTTATGTTAACTTGATATACCCCAtgtataaattgaattgaaaataaataaacatcacaAACACATAAACAAGTCCTGTCTGCATGGTTTTTATGCATGTTGATTCTCTAAATTACTGAGAAAAACCTGTTTCTtcaaaatgagagcaagttattCAAAATTTGCAAATCAGTCCAATGCTCTTTAATTGAAATGTATTTGTAAGAATATTGACGAAATTGCTTTGAAAATATCAGTTAAACAGTAAATATTATCTACACAAAAGACTCGGAAATGGCACATCAGAGCAAAACGTAACAAATCTGAGTAAAAAGTGCTACAAATTCGAACACAGAGGCAAGAAAAGCAAAACGCAAAAAATGTTCAGATCGATTgcagcaaaaaataaatattttgattgtatCGCATATATTAAGTAAAAAGTAGTCCCTGCACCGTCATCATAGGTACACAAAATATTCATACTCCCACATATCCTCGGAGTACTCCGACTGGATACAGTCGCTCAGGTTGTATTCCGTGAGTCGGCTGTCCAGGAAATGCAGCATCTTACTGACCATATCATCGCTACTGTCCGCCAACAAATTCTCCTGTCTCCCCGGAAACAAGAACTTCACGTGTTTCAAAAAGTCAGACTCGTCCGCCAGATGTGGGTTATTGATGTAGAAGTTGGGGAGGCGGCCATTTTGGAGAGCTCTCTTCAGAAAGTGAATGGCGTCGGAGACCCGGGCCGAGATTTGGTCCATGGTCCACTGCTCGGCTCTACTCTCCACCAGCATATAACTGACTACAGTCTCTATCATGTAGGAGGACACCTCACCTCGGCTCAGTAAAGTCTTTCTGGACTGCGGTGCAAACAGAAACTTCAGAATCTGGATGACTGTCTTATGACAGCCAAGGACTCCGCTATAAGCACATTTCTGGTCCATCTTGCTAAAAAAGAAATGCTCTAACTCCCCAAATGACATGCTCCAGTATAAGTCATGTGATGTGGCTTGCAGTGGCTGAGTGGCGTAGCGATCTCGAGGCGCCACCTTGCGTTTAACGTCAACGTTTGACCACGTGGGAACGGCGTACAGGTTGACTGGGTCTATCCACTTGTTAGTGCTCAGCAGCAGGGAGGGGATGAGTTGGACTCTGATGTCGGAGCAATGGAAACCTACCACATTTCTAGTGTCCAGCGACAAGTAAAGCCCCGGAGAGGAGGCTCTTTGTATTCTGAACGGCAAACGGTCAATCATAGGCCTGCCCTCTTTGTACAGTTTCTGAAGAGCAATTTCGGTCAATTCACAGGCGGCGTTTAGAAATTCTTGTGGAGAAATGCATTTCTTGTCTTTGTACGTTTTTAGGAGTTTGGATGGAACCTCATGGTTTTCGTTGTCAATGGCAATTATTACAAGTTTTCCCGGCGGAATGTCAGAGTTGGTTCTATTGTCGATGGCAGACGACAGCACAATGTCTGAGCACTGGAACAGGAAAGAAACGTCACTTTGGTTCGCGGTGCCAACTTTCGTTCCTTTCCGCACACTTCCGGTGGGAGAATACGAGACGTACCTAAGACCATGGTAAGGACTCATTGTTTTAAGAACTTTGTCCAAAAGGTGCACGGTGTAGTTCACAATGAAATTTGACAGGGTCAACTGTTCAAAGTTTACGGTACAGGTACTAGTGCAAAATTCATATAACCTTTTGTTGTCTCCTTGTAGAGATTGTGCGAGAGACTCGGGTTGGAGCGTGTGTGTACAGACATTGTTGTAGATTACATGTTGCTGGAACTCTCTCAGAGCAAAAGTTTCAGTGGAATCTTCACCCGTGTCACGCGAACTTCGTAAAGGGGAACTACTACGTCTCCCCGTAGTCCTTAGGACTGGGCGCCGGGGCAGACGGAcagatgacgtcacagtgctgtGCAGTGGTCCGTCAGACTGACCGGAGTTATTCTCTATCAGCAGTTTGTCAAGTTCCTGGAACAGGCAGTCAACTGTCCTCTTCAGGAACGAAGGAAGATCACAACCGGTGACGAGGGTGTTATGACTGGGGTGGTACTGGACGTTGTACAGTGGAACGTTACCGGGCTGTGTCTCAGATGTCTGAGCCGTGCCGACGATGACAGTTTGATCCTCTGTAGATGGTTCATCGTGTGTATCGGCTATCTCAGTTTTTACAACTTTCCTATCACAGAAATCCAATATTTTGGCTATTATCAACGGTGTCACTAGTGTTGTCAGTACAACCAACACGAAACAGAGAGCCAGTCCACTATGAATATCAATTTGGCCATCATAGTCACTGATCGAAGTACAGCCGCTGGGTGGTGTGTCACTGTTCTGAGTCTCCGAATACAGAACGTTTTTCCTTACCCATGACGAGAATTCAGCTCCTAGTTTGCTCCATTCGGACACAATGGGCGGACTTCTGTCATTAGGTTCCTCGATGTAGCATTCTGATAAATCAAGCTTTACGTTCAGTCTGTAAAATCGAGTGTCATTGAATACATTCACGGCCATTTTTAGCGCACGGTTTCATTGTTCTGACAAATAGAAAGTACAACTTACAAAATGAAAGTTACGTTATGAAGAGGAGTTGTCTTCCTTAGAACCGACGTTGtgatatttttgtatttgtaccgaaaaactaaaagaaaaaaaagacacatacacaaaataaaaaaaaaaaacacccagaCGGAACGACCTGATACTCAGGTCGTCGATccgatttcttttcttttagaCGCACCtgaaagcccccccccccccccccccccccccccccacggattaggattttcatgatttggggaaaaaatGTTATGGCCggaaagattttttgttttggaagtataggtttactcccccccccccccccccccccccggattaggattttcattattttgattttgggaattaggtttttttctctcaatatttctgaggatcagtctagctcccccccccccccccccactttcaatttgcttccgacgccagtgcatAAGGTAATATTAGGAGAGTTTTATAGTTTTTTAGATGAAAACTATAGTTGACGGATCGTTAATTAAAGTTAACggatcgtaaactatagttggcggttcgtaaactatagttgcctaatttatcaaatgtgaatttggcgtgccatagattttcaaacatgtatGCGGGGTATGCTTCAAGATAAGAATACCGCAAATGTCATACAGAAGTTACACTACTCAGGAATCTGGttcagtattacatgtactatgtaatTGTTGTTTTACACTTCTAGATGATGGCGTTATATAAATTAAGTTCTatatggtttacagatgtgaaatatagattactAGAACTATACAAAATGTAGATTTGCCCTTAAGCTAcggttaaagcaatatgagctgtatttttttttagaattttattttgctgcaaaaacctgctagtataatatggtggcatatctctgccccttgtgtgcaagttatttttctattaattatgtggacatgcaagataaatatgttgacatgcaagatagttatgtcaacatgcaacataactatgttgacatgcaagaaaactgcaatcaaataagagttataaaaaatctcaaatatcgccaacatgtgacattcaagatgctagatacgctacctattgatgtcaacatgcaacttatttatgttaacatgcaacttctttatgtcgaaatgcaacttatttatgttgacatgcaactaagttatgtcaacatgcaacttctttatgtcgacatgcaacttatttatgtcgacatgcaacctagttatgttaacatgcgacTAAGTTATGTTGAgatacaacttataagttgcatgtcaacatatttatctcgcatgttaacataactaa containing:
- the LOC105326277 gene encoding uncharacterized protein; this translates as MAVNVFNDTRFYRLNVKLDLSECYIEEPNDRSPPIVSEWSKLGAEFSSWVRKNVLYSETQNSDTPPSGCTSISDYDGQIDIHSGLALCFVLVVLTTLVTPLIIAKILDFCDRKVVKTEIADTHDEPSTEDQTVIVGTAQTSETQPGNVPLYNVQYHPSHNTLVTGCDLPSFLKRTVDCLFQELDKLLIENNSGQSDGPLHSTVTSSVRLPRRPVLRTTGRRSSSPLRSSRDTGEDSTETFALREFQQHVIYNNVCTHTLQPESLAQSLQGDNKRLYEFCTSTCTVNFEQLTLSNFIVNYTVHLLDKVLKTMSPYHGLRYVSYSPTGSVRKGTKVGTANQSDVSFLFQCSDIVLSSAIDNRTNSDIPPGKLVIIAIDNENHEVPSKLLKTYKDKKCISPQEFLNAACELTEIALQKLYKEGRPMIDRLPFRIQRASSPGLYLSLDTRNVVGFHCSDIRVQLIPSLLLSTNKWIDPVNLYAVPTWSNVDVKRKVAPRDRYATQPLQATSHDLYWSMSFGELEHFFFSKMDQKCAYSGVLGCHKTVIQILKFLFAPQSRKTLLSRGEVSSYMIETVVSYMLVESRAEQWTMDQISARVSDAIHFLKRALQNGRLPNFYINNPHLADESDFLKHVKFLFPGRQENLLADSSDDMVSKMLHFLDSRLTEYNLSDCIQSEYSEDMWEYEYFVYL